From Mytilus edulis chromosome 9, xbMytEdul2.2, whole genome shotgun sequence, the proteins below share one genomic window:
- the LOC139487429 gene encoding uncharacterized protein isoform X1, with product MECDKHGQQLILYCPSHLMPCCDECVSTSHSKCTGIKSLAGVVEKTKIDKSKENVETDINSILSLLEKLINHKSKNIKTGENNYKGIHKSIKVMRQEINKHLDHLEEKLCQEADTIWNQEKSKANDFLDEIEGKKTNLKEMKKQLLTVTSQTSKLQTFLGVHKIEQQVHQCQRYVEDLENDERTKEVDIKMKQNDEIEKILSKLESLESLGEVIVIKTDLAMNIEISVGRELKLVPLHEQSNINNMTMNIETKIEINIKKFISDMICLVDGRVIVVEECGKVNLLTSDGKLQKQLPIPHGAVSVTQINQNTKAITYPIEEAIKIFNMEKETVTKVITLGKRCYGLSFSNGSMAVGLSDNEIRIIDLEGYTLKSIQVESESYLYYLVYCNDRVIYSDYGGEAVYCYDGSGKQIWKYTQDLSRPEGLCTDSYGNIIVVDYYSDRIIVISKDGQNSKVLISKEDGLKNLYCICFKHNESSGFICDSRSTYLAKFNLSPCLL from the coding sequence ATGGAATGTGACAAACATGGTCAGCAACTGATCTTGTACTGCCCCAGTCATTTAATGCCTTGCTGTGATGAATGTGTTTCAACCAGTCATTCAAAATGTACTGGAATAAAAAGTTTAGCAGGTGTCGTGGAGAAAACCAAAATAGATAAATCCAAAGAAAATGTAGAGACAGACATCAATTCTATCCTATCTTTGTTGGAGAAATTAATAAACCACAAATCAAAAAACATCAAAACaggagaaaataattataaaggcATACACAAATCAATTAAAGTAATGAGACaggaaataaataaacatttagatCACCTGGAGGAGAAGTTGTGCCAAGAAGCTGATACCATTTGGAATCAGGAAAAATCTAAAGCAAACGATTTTTTGGATGAAATTGAagggaaaaaaacaaatttgaaggaAATGAAAAAACAATTACTAACTGTCACTTCACAAACTTCTAAACTCCAAACATTTCTTGGTGTTCATAAGATTGAACAACAAGTACATCAATGTCAAAGATATGTTGAAGATCTGGAAAATGATGAGAGGACCAAAGAAGTTGACATCAAAATGAAGCAAAATGATGAAATCGAAAAGATACTGAGCAAGTTAGAATCATTAGAATCCTTAGGAGAAGTTATTGTTATAAAGACAGATTTAGCCATGAACATAGAAATAAGTGTGGGAAGGGAACTTAAGTTAGTACCATTACACGAACAATCCAACATAAACAACATGACAATGAATATAGAGACAAAGATAGAGATCAATATAAAGAAGTTTATCAGTGACATGATTTGTCTGGTGGATGGACGAGTTATAGTAGTGGAGGAATGTGGTAAAGTTAACCTACTTACTTCTGATGGCAAACTACAGAAACAGTTACCTATACCTCATGGAGCCGTCAGTGTTACACAGATCAATCAGAACACTAAAGCCATAACTTATCCTATAGAGGAAGccattaaaatctttaatatgGAAAAAGAAACAGTTACCAAAGTTATCACATTGGGCAAACGATGCTATGGCTTATCATTCTCCAATGGTTCTATGGCTGTAGGTTTGAGTGATAATGAAATCCGTATTATAGACTTGGAAGGATATACACTGAAGTCAATACAGGTTGAGAGTGAATCATACCTGTATTACCTTGTTTACTGCAATGACAGAGTAATCTATAGTGACTATGGTGGTGAAGCAGTATACTGTTATGATGGATCAGGTAAACAGATCTGGAAATATACACAGGATTTATCAAGACCAGAAGGACTTTGTACAGATAGTTATGGTAACATTATTGTAGTAGACTATTACTCTGATAGAATAATAGTAATATCAAAAGATGGACAGAATAGTAAAGTTCTGATTAGTAAAGAGGATGGACTGAAGAATctttattgtatttgttttaaacataatgAGTCTTCAGGTTTTATTTGTGATTCCAGAAGTACATACTTGGCAAAATTTAATTTATCACCTTGTTTACTGTAA
- the LOC139487429 gene encoding uncharacterized protein isoform X2 has translation MECDKHGQQLILYCPSHLMPCCDECVSTSHSKCTGIKSLAGVVEKTKIDKSKENVETDINSILSLLEKLINHKSKNIKTGENNYKGIHKSIKVMRQEINKHLDHLEEKLCQEADTIWNQEKSKANDFLDEIEGKKTNLKEMKKQLLTVTSQTSKLQTFLGVHKIEQQVHQCQRYVEDLENDERTKEVDIKMKQNDEIEKILSKLESLESLGEVIVIKTDLAMNIEISVGRELKLVPLHEQSNINNMTMNIETKIEINIKKFISDMICLVDGRVIVVEECGKVNLLTSDGKLQKQLPIPHGAVSVTQINQNTKAITYPIEEAIKIFNMEKETVTKVITLGKRCYGLSFSNGSMAVGLSDNEIRIIDLEGYTLKSIQVESESYLYYLVYCNDRVIYSDYGGEAVYCYDGSGKQIWKYTQDLSRPEGLCTDSYGNIIVVDYYSDRIIVISKDGQNSKVLISKEDGLKNLYCICFKHNESSGFICDYYGSYLAKFNLSNG, from the exons ATGGAATGTGACAAACATGGTCAGCAACTGATCTTGTACTGCCCCAGTCATTTAATGCCTTGCTGTGATGAATGTGTTTCAACCAGTCATTCAAAATGTACTGGAATAAAAAGTTTAGCAGGTGTCGTGGAGAAAACCAAAATAGATAAATCCAAAGAAAATGTAGAGACAGACATCAATTCTATCCTATCTTTGTTGGAGAAATTAATAAACCACAAATCAAAAAACATCAAAACaggagaaaataattataaaggcATACACAAATCAATTAAAGTAATGAGACaggaaataaataaacatttagatCACCTGGAGGAGAAGTTGTGCCAAGAAGCTGATACCATTTGGAATCAGGAAAAATCTAAAGCAAACGATTTTTTGGATGAAATTGAagggaaaaaaacaaatttgaaggaAATGAAAAAACAATTACTAACTGTCACTTCACAAACTTCTAAACTCCAAACATTTCTTGGTGTTCATAAGATTGAACAACAAGTACATCAATGTCAAAGATATGTTGAAGATCTGGAAAATGATGAGAGGACCAAAGAAGTTGACATCAAAATGAAGCAAAATGATGAAATCGAAAAGATACTGAGCAAGTTAGAATCATTAGAATCCTTAGGAGAAGTTATTGTTATAAAGACAGATTTAGCCATGAACATAGAAATAAGTGTGGGAAGGGAACTTAAGTTAGTACCATTACACGAACAATCCAACATAAACAACATGACAATGAATATAGAGACAAAGATAGAGATCAATATAAAGAAGTTTATCAGTGACATGATTTGTCTGGTGGATGGACGAGTTATAGTAGTGGAGGAATGTGGTAAAGTTAACCTACTTACTTCTGATGGCAAACTACAGAAACAGTTACCTATACCTCATGGAGCCGTCAGTGTTACACAGATCAATCAGAACACTAAAGCCATAACTTATCCTATAGAGGAAGccattaaaatctttaatatgGAAAAAGAAACAGTTACCAAAGTTATCACATTGGGCAAACGATGCTATGGCTTATCATTCTCCAATGGTTCTATGGCTGTAGGTTTGAGTGATAATGAAATCCGTATTATAGACTTGGAAGGATATACACTGAAGTCAATACAGGTTGAGAGTGAATCATACCTGTATTACCTTGTTTACTGCAATGACAGAGTAATCTATAGTGACTATGGTGGTGAAGCAGTATACTGTTATGATGGATCAGGTAAACAGATCTGGAAATATACACAGGATTTATCAAGACCAGAAGGACTTTGTACAGATAGTTATGGTAACATTATTGTAGTAGACTATTACTCTGATAGAATAATAGTAATATCAAAAGATGGACAGAATAGTAAAGTTCTGATTAGTAAAGAGGATGGACTGAAGAATctttattgtatttgttttaaacataatgAGTCTTCAG GTTTTATTTGTGATTACTATGGGTCATACTTGGCAAAATTCAATTTATCTAatggataa